A stretch of the Mycobacteroides immunogenum genome encodes the following:
- a CDS encoding isochorismate synthase: MTATDSPAHPHFVMSRAAEALYAYGRDAVYDDVSAAAEALGRGRHHMLVGALPFDTAEPAALTVPVTVQRGGPQEFYGTMPNITVTQQIPEPAEHVRRVGEALEVLRGGAELSKVVLARVLELRADAPVDPLVLTHRLIRNDPDANSFCVDLTPAGQEFHGHTMVGCSPELLVERRGDMVICHPFAGSAPRSSDPSLDRRTGEDLAGSHKNRHEHSVVIDQLREDLAALCVDVQVPPEPTLSRTAALWHLSTPISARLRQSSTTALDLALALHPTPAVCGTPTEAAADLIARIEGNRGFYAGAVGWCDENGDGRWAVTIRCAELSAGGTAIRAYAGGGLVAESDPQDELSETTVKFRTVLAGLGAQIE, from the coding sequence ATGACGGCCACAGACTCCCCCGCGCACCCACATTTCGTGATGTCGCGGGCGGCCGAGGCCCTGTACGCATACGGCCGGGACGCCGTCTACGACGATGTCTCCGCCGCGGCAGAGGCACTGGGCCGCGGCCGCCATCACATGCTGGTGGGCGCCCTGCCCTTCGACACCGCTGAACCTGCCGCACTGACGGTTCCGGTCACGGTTCAGCGCGGAGGGCCCCAAGAGTTCTACGGAACCATGCCAAACATCACTGTGACGCAACAGATACCGGAGCCTGCCGAGCACGTGCGGCGCGTCGGTGAGGCCCTCGAGGTGCTCCGCGGCGGCGCAGAGCTGTCCAAGGTCGTGCTGGCCCGGGTGCTGGAGCTGCGGGCCGACGCACCCGTAGACCCGCTGGTGCTGACGCATCGGTTGATCCGAAACGACCCCGATGCCAACAGTTTCTGTGTAGACCTCACCCCCGCCGGCCAAGAATTCCATGGACACACCATGGTGGGATGCAGCCCGGAATTACTGGTGGAGCGCCGCGGCGACATGGTGATCTGCCATCCCTTCGCCGGTTCCGCACCGCGGTCCAGCGACCCATCGCTGGACCGACGGACCGGCGAGGACCTGGCAGGTTCGCACAAGAACCGTCACGAGCACTCCGTGGTGATCGATCAGCTGCGCGAGGATCTCGCGGCCCTGTGCGTCGACGTTCAGGTTCCTCCGGAACCGACATTGAGCCGCACCGCCGCGCTGTGGCACCTGAGCACACCCATCAGCGCCCGTCTGCGCCAAAGCTCCACCACGGCACTCGATTTGGCCTTGGCACTGCACCCGACTCCGGCGGTGTGCGGCACCCCTACCGAGGCCGCGGCCGACCTGATCGCACGTATCGAGGGCAATCGCGGATTCTATGCCGGCGCGGTCGGCTGGTGTGACGAGAACGGGGACGGCCGCTGGGCGGTGACGATCCGCTGCGCCGAGTTGTCGGCCGGCGGCACCGCGATCCGCGCCTACGCCGGTGGCGGCCTCGTCGCCGAGTCCGATCCCCAGGACGAGTTATCTGAGACCACGGTCAAATTCCGGACCGTACTGGCAGGACTAGGAGCCCAGATTGAGTAA
- a CDS encoding acid phosphatase, with the protein MSAPLHRMLLLRHGETEWSKIGRHTGRTDLDLTEIGRAQAVAAREVLKDLDLNDPLVLSSPRHRAIQTAELAGLNVAEVWDDLAEWDYGDYEGLTTPQIRESDPGWLVWTHGCPGGESVAQVQIRADRVIARIAPDLAQRDVLLVGHGHFSRALMTRWIDLPLEEGTRLGMATASVAIGGHEHGQRQVAALGLTGYQHPVPSS; encoded by the coding sequence GTGTCTGCACCCCTGCACCGAATGTTGTTGCTGCGCCATGGCGAAACCGAGTGGTCAAAGATCGGCAGACATACCGGCCGCACCGATCTTGATCTCACGGAAATCGGCCGTGCCCAAGCCGTGGCGGCCCGGGAGGTGCTGAAGGACCTGGACCTGAACGATCCATTGGTGCTGAGCAGCCCACGGCACCGCGCGATACAGACCGCTGAGCTGGCTGGATTGAACGTCGCCGAGGTCTGGGACGACCTGGCCGAATGGGACTACGGCGATTACGAGGGCCTCACCACGCCCCAGATCCGCGAGAGCGACCCCGGCTGGCTGGTGTGGACGCACGGCTGCCCCGGCGGCGAGTCTGTGGCCCAGGTCCAGATCCGCGCCGACCGGGTGATCGCCAGAATCGCCCCCGACCTGGCTCAACGCGATGTGCTGCTGGTGGGTCACGGTCATTTCTCGCGGGCGCTGATGACCCGCTGGATCGATCTGCCGCTCGAAGAGGGCACTCGGCTGGGCATGGCCACGGCCTCGGTTGCTATCGGTGGCCATGAGCATGGCCAGCGTCAGGTGGCCGCACTTGGCCTGACCGGGTACCAGCACCCGGTACCGTCAAGCTGA
- a CDS encoding APC family permease gives MTAQHELSVGAAGARGEPNRRLRGNLGVLAVVFMVLAAAAPLGVIGGPVPLGIATGNGAGFPATFVIATVVLLLFAIGFTAMTPYVREAGAFFSYVQLGIGTPVAIGAAFVAVATYASMEAAVYGLLGPQLGSLVGLVGGPHLSWWVWALAGLAVITFLGYRNIELSSRVLGVLLVAEIVIVAVLDAVIVWRGGDHGLSTGVFDPAEIFSGAPGIGLLFAIISFLGFEATAIFRDEARDPDRTIPYATYIALAVIGVFYAVSSWALISAWGDEEAVARAAGSGDTMLVDTAHRYLGVLGADAIQVLFVTSLFACILSFHNVVSRYLFALSVRGLLPTRFGHPHQRFGSPHIASLWLSAAILVVVLAAALIGLDPGAQYYTWLSGITTVGVLALLVLTSAAVLTYFARDRHGYSLWRIRIAPALGLLGLVAFLALIITNLPDLVGGSSALAIAVVAVLVVSFAAGALLGHTRARRARPRGTRSEETDVTNH, from the coding sequence GTGACGGCACAACACGAACTGTCGGTGGGCGCGGCCGGCGCGCGCGGGGAACCGAACCGGCGCCTGCGCGGCAATCTCGGGGTCCTCGCGGTGGTCTTCATGGTGCTTGCCGCCGCCGCGCCCCTGGGTGTCATCGGTGGTCCGGTGCCGCTGGGCATCGCCACCGGCAATGGTGCGGGTTTTCCCGCCACATTCGTCATCGCGACGGTGGTGCTGCTCCTCTTCGCGATCGGATTCACCGCCATGACACCGTATGTGCGTGAGGCGGGCGCGTTCTTCTCCTATGTCCAGCTAGGGATCGGGACGCCGGTGGCGATCGGCGCGGCATTCGTGGCGGTCGCCACCTACGCCTCGATGGAGGCAGCCGTCTACGGGTTGTTGGGTCCGCAGCTGGGCAGCTTGGTCGGCCTCGTCGGCGGACCGCACCTTTCGTGGTGGGTGTGGGCCCTCGCCGGGCTCGCCGTCATCACCTTTCTCGGCTATCGCAATATCGAACTGTCGAGTCGTGTGCTCGGTGTCCTGCTGGTCGCCGAGATCGTGATCGTGGCAGTTCTCGATGCCGTCATCGTGTGGCGCGGTGGCGATCACGGATTGTCGACGGGTGTGTTCGATCCAGCCGAGATCTTCTCGGGGGCACCGGGTATCGGGCTTCTCTTCGCCATCATCTCGTTCCTCGGATTTGAGGCGACGGCCATCTTCCGCGACGAGGCCAGAGACCCGGACCGGACCATTCCGTACGCGACGTACATCGCGCTCGCGGTTATCGGGGTGTTCTACGCGGTGTCGAGCTGGGCGCTGATATCGGCGTGGGGTGACGAGGAGGCGGTGGCGCGTGCGGCCGGTTCCGGCGACACCATGTTGGTGGATACCGCACATCGGTATCTGGGAGTGTTGGGCGCCGATGCCATCCAGGTGTTGTTTGTGACAAGCCTGTTCGCGTGCATTCTGTCGTTCCACAACGTGGTATCGCGCTATCTCTTCGCGTTATCGGTACGTGGCTTGTTGCCCACGCGATTCGGTCATCCGCATCAGCGGTTCGGTTCGCCGCACATCGCGTCGCTGTGGCTTTCCGCGGCGATCCTGGTGGTGGTGCTGGCGGCCGCGCTGATCGGCCTTGATCCCGGTGCGCAGTACTACACCTGGCTTTCCGGTATCACCACCGTCGGGGTGCTCGCGCTGTTGGTGCTCACCAGTGCCGCCGTGCTGACCTACTTCGCGCGGGACCGGCACGGCTATTCGTTGTGGCGCATCAGAATTGCACCGGCATTGGGACTTCTGGGACTGGTCGCGTTCCTGGCGCTCATCATCACGAATCTGCCTGATCTGGTGGGCGGATCTTCGGCGCTGGCGATCGCGGTGGTCGCGGTCCTTGTCGTGAGCTTTGCGGCGGGCGCGCTACTCGGTCACACACGTGCGCGCCGCGCGCGTCCGCGCGGTACTCGATCGGAGGAAACCGATGTCACTAACCACTGA
- a CDS encoding GNAT family N-acetyltransferase has translation MSNTQIRRATAADVPAIVGLIEDLADYENARDECLITTEQLHTALFGSNPALFAHVAEADGVVCGTAVWFLNFSTWTGHHGIYLEDLYVKPEQRGSGLGKALLSALAAECVANGYTRLDWAVLDWNTPSIKFYDSLGARPQSDWITYRLQGPALAELASDR, from the coding sequence TTGAGTAACACCCAGATTCGCCGCGCCACCGCGGCGGACGTCCCGGCCATTGTCGGACTGATCGAGGATCTCGCCGACTACGAGAACGCGCGCGATGAGTGCCTGATCACCACGGAGCAGCTCCACACGGCGCTATTCGGTTCGAACCCAGCCCTTTTCGCCCACGTCGCGGAGGCCGACGGCGTGGTCTGCGGCACCGCGGTGTGGTTCCTGAACTTCTCGACCTGGACCGGCCACCACGGTATCTACCTCGAGGACCTGTACGTCAAGCCCGAGCAACGTGGCAGCGGACTCGGAAAGGCGTTGTTGTCGGCACTGGCCGCCGAATGCGTGGCCAACGGCTATACCCGGCTGGATTGGGCTGTGCTGGACTGGAATACACCGTCCATCAAGTTTTACGACTCGCTCGGTGCCAGACCGCAGTCGGATTGGATCACCTACCGGCTGCAGGGGCCGGCATTGGCGGAGCTGGCCTCGGACCGCTAG
- a CDS encoding winged helix-turn-helix domain-containing protein, with translation MVEIPEFPTDMRDRVLALMDEFGEYLRYRMPEVTVAKTALARPDAGPAPLPRVGLSIDRPTRQVMADGELIGLAYKEFELLAYLAQHPRRIVSRAELIANVWDSEFASPRTIDTHVRRIRVKLGQHAMTLTTVRGKGYRFDPHPSTRFRGQRPIRSA, from the coding sequence ATGGTCGAGATCCCCGAATTCCCCACGGATATGCGTGATCGTGTCTTGGCACTGATGGATGAGTTCGGTGAGTATCTGCGCTACCGGATGCCCGAGGTGACGGTTGCGAAGACCGCCCTGGCCCGGCCAGATGCCGGGCCGGCCCCGCTGCCCCGCGTCGGCCTGAGCATCGACAGGCCTACCCGGCAGGTGATGGCCGACGGTGAGCTGATCGGCCTGGCGTACAAGGAGTTTGAACTTCTTGCCTATCTCGCTCAGCATCCGCGGCGGATCGTCTCGCGTGCCGAGCTCATCGCGAACGTGTGGGACAGCGAGTTCGCCTCCCCGCGCACGATCGACACGCACGTGCGCCGCATCCGGGTGAAGTTGGGGCAGCACGCGATGACGTTGACGACGGTGCGTGGTAAGGGTTATCGATTCGATCCGCACCCGTCGACACGGTTTCGCGGTCAGCGGCCCATCCGGTCGGCCTAG
- a CDS encoding ParA family protein — MTRVLAVANQKGGVAKTTTVASLGAALAQAGKKVLLVDLDPQGCLTFSLGQDPDRLGISVHEVLLGQADIKEALLTTTEDLALLPANIDLAGAEAMLLMRAGREYALKRALESLGDQFDVVIIDCPPSLGVLTLNGLTAADSVMVPLQCETLAHRGVGQFLRTVTDVQQITNPGLTLLGALPTLYDSRTTHSRDVLLDVADRYELPVLAPPIPRTVRFAEASASGASVLAGRKNKGALAYRELAQSLVKHWKSGKAMPTFTPPVD; from the coding sequence GTGACTCGGGTGCTGGCGGTAGCCAATCAAAAGGGTGGGGTGGCCAAAACCACGACGGTCGCGTCCCTTGGCGCGGCGCTGGCGCAGGCCGGTAAGAAGGTGCTGCTGGTCGACCTGGATCCGCAGGGGTGCCTGACGTTCTCACTGGGGCAGGATCCGGACCGGTTGGGCATCTCGGTGCACGAGGTGCTGCTGGGGCAGGCAGATATCAAGGAAGCGCTGCTGACCACCACCGAGGATCTGGCGCTGCTGCCCGCGAATATCGACCTGGCCGGCGCCGAGGCGATGCTGTTGATGCGCGCCGGGCGTGAGTATGCGCTGAAGCGCGCGCTCGAATCGCTGGGGGACCAGTTCGACGTGGTGATCATCGACTGCCCACCCTCGCTGGGGGTGCTGACGCTGAACGGGCTGACCGCGGCGGACTCGGTGATGGTCCCGCTGCAATGTGAGACGTTGGCGCATCGCGGTGTGGGCCAGTTCCTGCGGACTGTCACCGATGTGCAGCAGATCACCAATCCGGGGCTGACGTTGCTCGGTGCGCTGCCCACGCTGTACGACTCGCGGACCACACACAGTCGCGACGTACTGCTGGACGTGGCGGATCGCTATGAGCTGCCGGTGCTGGCACCGCCGATCCCGCGGACCGTCCGGTTCGCGGAGGCGAGCGCTTCGGGGGCCTCGGTGCTGGCCGGCCGCAAGAACAAGGGAGCACTGGCCTACCGCGAGCTGGCCCAGAGTCTGGTGAAGCACTGGAAGAGTGGCAAGGCGATGCCGACCTTCACCCCGCCTGTCGACTGA
- a CDS encoding MetQ/NlpA family ABC transporter substrate-binding protein: MATVRSLRGTGSVLRVGATPVPHAEILDHVRDDLAVAGVDLRIEVFDTFDEPNRALAQKHLDANFFQYLPFLEEFNRSTGNQLVAVTPVHIEPFALYSDSIETIETIPDYAEVALPGDPVNAARALRILHEWNLITLRHSQIHTPTVESITENPKQLLFKEIASAHLTDVLNDFDLVFLFGNYAMDRQIDLTSALHCDTANPEFAEYLVARPDNADSHPIRALACALNSGAVREFLARAYGDRVAAAF; the protein is encoded by the coding sequence ATGGCGACAGTCCGGTCACTTCGCGGCACGGGATCGGTGCTTCGCGTGGGAGCGACTCCCGTTCCACACGCGGAGATCCTCGACCACGTACGCGACGATCTGGCGGTCGCGGGAGTTGACCTGCGTATCGAGGTGTTCGATACCTTCGACGAACCTAATCGGGCGCTGGCGCAAAAGCATCTCGACGCCAACTTCTTTCAATATCTACCGTTCCTGGAGGAGTTCAATCGATCTACCGGTAACCAATTGGTCGCGGTGACCCCGGTGCATATCGAACCGTTCGCGCTTTACTCGGATTCCATCGAGACCATCGAGACCATCCCGGACTACGCCGAGGTGGCCCTACCGGGCGACCCGGTCAACGCGGCGCGGGCGCTGCGCATTCTGCATGAGTGGAATCTCATCACACTGCGGCACTCTCAGATACACACGCCGACCGTCGAATCGATCACCGAGAACCCGAAGCAGTTGCTGTTCAAGGAGATTGCCAGCGCACACCTCACCGACGTGCTCAATGACTTTGATCTGGTGTTCCTGTTCGGCAACTACGCGATGGACCGGCAGATCGACCTCACCTCTGCTCTGCACTGCGACACGGCGAATCCAGAATTTGCCGAGTACCTTGTCGCGCGGCCCGATAACGCCGACAGCCACCCCATTCGGGCGCTGGCCTGCGCCCTCAACTCGGGGGCCGTACGCGAGTTCCTGGCGCGCGCCTATGGCGACCGGGTGGCCGCCGCGTTCTGA